From the uncultured Trichococcus sp. genome, one window contains:
- a CDS encoding glycoside hydrolase family 1 protein — MQHKKLKDFPEGFLWGSASAAYQVEGAWDEDGKGASVWDTFVRIPGKTFKGTNGDVAVDHYHRFKEDVALMAEQGLKAYRFSIAWSRIFPHNMQEVNEKGLQFYDDLIDELLANHIEPVVTLYHWDIPQYLQDDYLGWESRQIIEDFTTYAEAVFRRYGDRVKYWVSLNEQNVFISHGYMMATHPPAVKDPKRMYQANHHANVANAAAINKYRSLGLDGQIGPSFAYSPGYPIDARPENVLAAENFDELNAYFWMDVYAKGEYPSVIWNWLEENDLLPETLPEDFEALKAGKPDFMGVNYYQTSTVAANPLDGVGIGTPNYSGEKGSTERGGVPGVFKEVLNPFVEKTNWDWDIDPVGLRIALRRINSRYGLPILITENGLGEYDKLEEGQIHDQYRIDYLNDHAKAVQEAITDGVKVLGYCTWSYTDLLSWLNGYQKRYGFVYVDRDEDSPKELKRYKKASYYWYKEVIEQNGKNLK; from the coding sequence ATGCAACACAAAAAACTGAAGGATTTTCCGGAAGGGTTCTTATGGGGTTCTGCCTCAGCAGCCTACCAAGTCGAAGGTGCTTGGGATGAAGACGGGAAAGGCGCATCTGTCTGGGATACATTTGTCAGGATTCCCGGCAAGACTTTTAAAGGAACGAACGGGGATGTAGCGGTTGATCACTACCACCGGTTCAAAGAGGATGTCGCGCTGATGGCTGAACAGGGGCTGAAGGCTTATCGTTTCTCGATCGCTTGGAGCCGCATCTTCCCGCACAACATGCAGGAAGTGAACGAAAAAGGCCTGCAGTTCTATGATGATCTGATCGATGAATTGCTGGCGAACCATATCGAACCGGTTGTCACGTTGTATCATTGGGATATCCCGCAATATCTGCAGGACGATTATCTGGGGTGGGAATCGCGCCAGATTATCGAAGACTTTACCACCTACGCAGAAGCTGTGTTCCGGAGATACGGCGACCGGGTAAAATATTGGGTATCCTTGAACGAACAAAATGTCTTCATTTCCCATGGCTACATGATGGCGACGCATCCGCCGGCAGTGAAGGATCCGAAACGGATGTACCAGGCTAATCATCATGCGAACGTAGCGAATGCGGCAGCCATCAACAAATACCGCTCGCTTGGTTTGGATGGGCAGATCGGTCCGAGTTTTGCTTATTCGCCGGGCTACCCGATTGATGCCCGGCCCGAGAATGTTTTGGCGGCCGAGAATTTTGATGAATTGAACGCTTATTTTTGGATGGACGTCTATGCAAAAGGTGAATATCCTTCAGTCATCTGGAATTGGTTGGAAGAAAATGATTTGTTGCCTGAAACGTTGCCGGAAGATTTTGAGGCATTGAAGGCAGGGAAACCGGATTTCATGGGCGTGAATTACTATCAGACATCAACGGTTGCCGCGAATCCATTGGATGGCGTCGGCATCGGCACGCCGAATTATTCCGGAGAAAAGGGAAGTACGGAAAGAGGCGGGGTTCCAGGCGTTTTCAAAGAAGTGCTGAATCCATTCGTCGAAAAGACCAATTGGGATTGGGATATCGATCCAGTGGGCCTTCGGATTGCCTTGCGTCGGATAAACAGCCGATACGGATTGCCGATACTGATAACCGAAAACGGATTGGGTGAATACGACAAGCTTGAAGAGGGACAGATCCATGACCAGTATCGGATCGATTATCTGAACGACCATGCCAAAGCGGTGCAGGAAGCCATCACAGATGGGGTGAAAGTGCTAGGATACTGCACTTGGAGCTATACCGATCTTTTGAGTTGGCTGAATGGTTATCAAAAGCGGTATGGATTTGTATATGTAGATCGTGATGAAGACAGTCCGAAAGAATTGAAACGGTACAAAAAGGCCAGTTATTACTGGTACAAAGAGGTCATAGAACAAAACGGCAAAAATCTGAAGTAG
- a CDS encoding PTS lactose/cellobiose transporter subunit IIA — translation MAEPKNLDVIMQLIMHGGDAKGNAIEAIEAAKAGDFALANEKMTESEKALVEAHHAQTGLLTQEASGDAVELSLLMVHGQDHLMTSIAFKDLAKEIVEIYEKISK, via the coding sequence ATGGCAGAACCAAAAAACCTGGATGTCATCATGCAGTTGATTATGCATGGGGGCGATGCAAAAGGAAATGCGATTGAAGCGATTGAAGCCGCAAAAGCAGGAGACTTTGCATTAGCGAACGAAAAAATGACAGAATCGGAAAAAGCATTGGTGGAAGCCCACCATGCGCAGACCGGCCTGTTGACACAAGAAGCATCTGGAGATGCAGTGGAACTGTCGTTATTGATGGTGCACGGACAAGATCATTTGATGACGTCCATCGCATTCAAAGATTTGGCGAAAGAAATCGTCGAAATCTACGAAAAAATCAGTAAATAA
- a CDS encoding PTS sugar transporter subunit IIB — MADKTIMLVCAAGMSTSLLVSKMQKAAAAQGLDADIFAVSASEADAHLAKKKIDVLMLGPQVKYMKKQFEDKVAGTDTKMDVINMQDYGMMNGEKVLKTALTLMGE; from the coding sequence ATGGCAGACAAAACAATCATGTTAGTATGTGCGGCTGGAATGAGCACCAGCTTACTTGTATCAAAAATGCAAAAAGCGGCGGCAGCGCAAGGATTGGACGCTGATATTTTCGCAGTGTCCGCTTCCGAAGCAGACGCACACTTGGCTAAGAAAAAAATCGATGTCCTGATGTTGGGACCTCAAGTTAAATACATGAAGAAACAATTCGAAGACAAAGTTGCCGGAACGGACACAAAAATGGATGTCATCAACATGCAGGACTACGGCATGATGAACGGCGAAAAAGTATTGAAAACAGCCCTTACTTTAATGGGCGAATAA
- a CDS encoding PTS lactose/cellobiose transporter subunit IIA — protein sequence MAEPKNLDVIMQLIMHGGDAKGNAIEAIEAAKAGDFALANEKIGESEKALVEAHHAQTGLLTQEASGDAVELSLLMVHGQDHLMTSIAFKDLAKEIVEIYEKIAK from the coding sequence ATGGCAGAACCAAAAAACCTGGATGTCATCATGCAATTGATCATGCATGGGGGCGATGCAAAAGGAAATGCGATTGAAGCGATTGAAGCCGCAAAAGCAGGAGACTTTGCATTAGCGAACGAAAAAATCGGCGAATCGGAAAAAGCATTGGTGGAAGCCCACCATGCGCAGACCGGTCTGTTGACACAAGAAGCATCAGGAGATGCAGTGGAACTGTCCTTATTGATGGTCCATGGCCAAGATCATTTGATGACTTCGATCGCATTCAAAGACTTGGCGAAAGAAATCGTCGAAATCTATGAGAAAATCGCAAAATAA
- a CDS encoding PTS sugar transporter subunit IIC, translated as MDKFLDTLQEKLGPIAYKLNENRYLSAIKSGFFGAMSLLIIGSIFLLFANLPIPGYADFMAGIFGANWTQFFMVPYNMTMNIMTLFVMIGISQDLSKHYGLDDLAGIIYGIVGFLILTPTLLSAENASGIPMGNLSASGLFLGMMSAVFAVEIIRWVLARGWKLSMPDSVPSNVAKSFDALIPGLFVILIFNILRMVFALTPYETAQSFIFEIIQAPLTSLGATLPATVLVLILETLLFSFGLHGPNILGAVMQPIWLTLTAENAEAYAAGLELPNIVNYQFYSNFIKLGGAGSTLGLALLCLFAARSTQFRTLGKLAIGPGIFNINEPLIFGMPIVLNPILMIPFILTPVILAILTYFVMSIGLVPLTNGVNIPWTTPPVFSGFLISGWRGAVWQIISTFISAAVFYPFFKIEDNKAYSIEIGEVESDASGNVVA; from the coding sequence ATGGATAAATTCTTAGATACATTACAAGAAAAATTAGGACCAATTGCTTACAAATTAAACGAAAACCGTTACCTTTCAGCAATCAAGAGCGGGTTCTTCGGAGCAATGTCCCTACTGATCATCGGATCGATTTTCCTATTGTTCGCAAACTTACCGATTCCGGGTTATGCAGACTTCATGGCAGGCATCTTCGGTGCCAACTGGACGCAATTCTTCATGGTTCCTTACAACATGACAATGAACATCATGACATTATTCGTTATGATCGGGATTTCCCAAGACTTGTCAAAACACTACGGCTTGGATGATCTGGCAGGAATCATCTACGGTATAGTTGGCTTCCTTATCTTGACTCCAACGCTATTGAGTGCTGAAAATGCATCAGGGATCCCAATGGGAAACTTGAGTGCCAGCGGTTTGTTCCTAGGTATGATGAGTGCTGTCTTTGCAGTCGAAATCATCCGTTGGGTATTGGCTCGCGGCTGGAAATTAAGCATGCCTGATTCCGTACCATCAAACGTTGCAAAATCATTTGACGCATTGATCCCTGGATTGTTCGTCATCCTGATCTTCAACATCTTGCGCATGGTATTCGCTTTGACACCATACGAAACAGCTCAATCATTCATCTTTGAAATCATCCAAGCACCACTGACTAGCTTAGGTGCAACATTGCCTGCAACTGTCTTGGTACTGATTTTGGAAACACTTTTGTTCTCGTTCGGTCTTCACGGTCCAAATATCTTGGGTGCTGTAATGCAACCAATCTGGTTGACGCTGACTGCAGAAAATGCGGAGGCTTATGCTGCCGGTTTGGAATTGCCGAATATCGTCAACTACCAATTCTATTCAAACTTCATCAAACTCGGTGGTGCTGGTTCAACATTAGGTTTAGCATTATTGTGCTTATTCGCAGCCAGATCAACTCAATTCAGAACACTCGGAAAATTAGCGATCGGCCCTGGAATATTCAACATCAATGAGCCCTTGATCTTCGGTATGCCAATCGTATTGAACCCAATCTTGATGATCCCATTCATCTTGACTCCGGTAATCTTGGCTATCCTGACTTACTTCGTGATGAGCATCGGTCTGGTTCCTCTTACAAACGGGGTAAACATCCCTTGGACAACTCCTCCAGTATTCTCTGGTTTCTTGATCAGCGGATGGAGAGGTGCTGTATGGCAAATCATTTCAACATTCATCAGTGCTGCAGTCTTCTATCCATTCTTCAAAATCGAAGACAACAAAGCATACAGTATTGAAATCGGTGAAGTTGAATCTGATGCTTCAGGCAACGTAGTGGCATAA
- a CDS encoding PTS sugar transporter subunit IIB: MADKTIMLVCAAGMSTSLLVSKMQKAAAAQGLDAEIFAVSASEADAHLAKKKIDVLMLGPQVKYMKKQFEDKVAGTDTKMDVINMQDYGMMNGEKVLKTALTLMGE; encoded by the coding sequence ATGGCAGATAAAACAATCATGTTAGTATGTGCAGCTGGAATGAGCACCAGCTTACTTGTATCAAAAATGCAAAAAGCGGCGGCAGCGCAAGGATTGGACGCTGAAATTTTCGCAGTATCCGCTTCAGAAGCAGATGCACACTTGGCTAAGAAAAAAATTGATGTCCTGATGTTGGGACCTCAAGTCAAATACATGAAGAAACAATTCGAAGACAAAGTTGCCGGCACGGACACAAAAATGGATGTCATCAACATGCAGGACTACGGCATGATGAACGGCGAAAAAGTATTGAAAACAGCTTTAACTTTAATGGGCGAATAA
- a CDS encoding glycoside hydrolase family 1 protein, translating into MYHKKLKPFKEDFLWGSATSAYQVEGAWDEDGKGPSVQDVKEIVPDTSDFTVATDHYHHMKEDIALLAEMGFKTYRFSISWSRVIPDGDGEVNPKGLQFYSDLVDECLKYGIEPLVTVYHFDLPQGLAGKGGWENRATIDAFVRYCDVLFDNLGDRVKLWLTINEQNMMILHGAAVGTGESTLKSLYQQNHHMLVAQAMVMNNCHEKLPHVKIGPAPNISAVYPKSNNPADIQAADLYTAIRNWLYLDIAVYGVYNHQVWAYLEENDALPDMEPGDLEILKSAECDFIAFNYYNSSTVQAYPVGTERKAGKKDQQLSDSQEGFFAGSDNEHLPYTEFGWQIDPTGFRTTINQIYSRYRKPLIVTENGLGGIDKLEDGKVHDTYRIDYLRNHIEQMNLAVTDGADVFGYCTWSAIDLISTHQGFRKRYGFVYVNREDFDLKDLKRYRKDSFYWYKGVIASNGENLEG; encoded by the coding sequence ATGTATCATAAGAAATTGAAACCGTTTAAAGAAGATTTTTTATGGGGGTCCGCAACCAGCGCATATCAAGTTGAAGGCGCTTGGGACGAAGACGGTAAAGGCCCATCTGTTCAGGACGTGAAGGAAATCGTTCCCGACACCTCCGATTTTACAGTAGCTACTGACCATTACCACCACATGAAGGAAGATATCGCGTTGTTGGCTGAGATGGGATTCAAAACCTATCGCTTCTCGATTTCATGGTCGCGGGTCATTCCGGACGGTGACGGAGAAGTCAATCCGAAAGGTCTTCAGTTCTACAGCGACTTGGTGGATGAATGCCTGAAATACGGTATCGAACCATTAGTGACGGTCTACCACTTTGACTTACCGCAAGGGCTTGCTGGAAAGGGTGGTTGGGAAAACCGCGCCACAATCGATGCTTTTGTCCGCTACTGCGATGTGCTCTTCGATAACCTGGGGGACCGCGTCAAATTATGGCTGACGATCAATGAACAGAACATGATGATTCTTCACGGAGCTGCAGTCGGTACGGGTGAAAGCACATTGAAATCCTTGTACCAACAAAACCACCACATGCTTGTTGCGCAAGCGATGGTGATGAACAACTGCCACGAAAAATTACCGCATGTGAAAATCGGACCGGCACCGAACATCTCGGCCGTCTATCCGAAATCGAATAACCCAGCGGATATCCAAGCAGCCGACCTGTATACTGCAATCCGTAACTGGCTGTATCTTGATATCGCCGTTTATGGTGTATACAATCACCAAGTATGGGCTTACCTGGAAGAAAATGATGCCTTGCCTGATATGGAACCGGGTGACTTGGAGATACTGAAATCCGCAGAATGCGATTTCATCGCCTTCAATTACTACAACAGCTCGACTGTTCAAGCCTATCCGGTCGGAACGGAACGCAAAGCAGGCAAAAAAGACCAGCAATTATCAGATAGCCAAGAAGGATTCTTCGCAGGATCCGACAATGAGCATCTTCCTTATACAGAATTCGGCTGGCAGATCGACCCCACCGGATTCCGCACGACGATTAACCAAATTTACTCTCGTTATCGCAAACCCCTGATCGTTACTGAAAACGGTTTAGGTGGTATTGATAAACTGGAAGATGGGAAGGTCCATGATACTTATCGGATCGACTATCTCCGCAACCATATCGAACAGATGAACCTGGCTGTTACGGATGGGGCAGATGTGTTCGGCTATTGCACTTGGAGTGCGATCGACCTTATCAGCACCCACCAAGGGTTCCGCAAGCGTTATGGCTTTGTTTACGTCAACCGGGAAGACTTCGATCTGAAAGATCTGAAGAGATACCGGAAAGATAGTTTCTATTGGTACAAAGGAGTGATCGCGTCAAACGGGGAGAACCTGGAAGGTTAG